The genomic segment CCGCCATGGCCGGGAAGACCGTCATCGACACCATGAACTACTACCCCGATCGCATCGGCCACATCGCCGAGTTGGACGCCGGTGGGCTGACCTCCAGCACTCTGGTGCAGCAGCACCTGGCCGACTCCCGGGTGGTCAAGGCGTTCAACAGCATCGACTTCGTGCGCCTGTTCACCTCAGCCCGGCCCACCGACGCCGACGACCGCAGTGCCCTGCCCATCGCCGGTGACGACACGGCCGCCAAGGCGCAGGTGGCCGAGCTGCTGGATTCGCTGGGCTACGACACCGTGGACATCGGCACCCTCGCCGACAGTTGGCGCAGCGAGCCGGGCACCCCGGTCTACGTCCAGCCGTACCTGCCGGCGCAGCCCGAGGGACTGACAGACGA from the Streptomyces sp. NBC_00310 genome contains:
- a CDS encoding NADPH-dependent F420 reductase, translated to MTKTLGLIGAGNIGSALARLAVAASLNVVLSNSRAPETLAELVAELGEQARAATPAEAAQAGDLVVATIPLSSYDKLPAAAMAGKTVIDTMNYYPDRIGHIAELDAGGLTSSTLVQQHLADSRVVKAFNSIDFVRLFTSARPTDADDRSALPIAGDDTAAKAQVAELLDSLGYDTVDIGTLADSWRSEPGTPVYVQPYLPAQPEGLTDEEKWRWFFEASVVPVPAATVRELTDTAVRRSAGDARATLARE